In one Bombyx mori chromosome 22, ASM3026992v2 genomic region, the following are encoded:
- the CPR84 gene encoding cuticular protein RR-2 motif 84 isoform X1: MSVTHCYTTVKMFAKILTLAAMVAATQGGLLGHGLGHGDYSISSQHNLVHHDAHYAAAPLATLAHATPLAYDGHYDAGHLSHGATLAHAAPLIHAAPVVHATPVVHAAPVAHLGAYSGHGHEDYYAHPKYKYSYSVEDPHTGDHKSQHEVRDGDVVKGEYSLLQPDGSFRKVSYSADDHSGFNAVVHNSGPSHHVYSSQHHHY; the protein is encoded by the exons ATGTCAGTTACGCACTGCTATACCACAGTAAAAATGTTCGCTAAG ATTCTTACACTGGCTGCCATGGTGGCGGCCACCCAGGGCGGTCTCCTTGGCCACGGCCTCGGTCACGGAGATTACAGCATCTCATCTCAACACAATTTGGTGCACCATGACGCTCATTACGCCGCAGCTCCCCTAGCTACCCTTGCTCATGCCACCCCTCTGGCTTATGACGGACATTACGACGCTGGACACCTGTCTCATGGTGCTACCCTTGCACATGCCGCCCCCTTAATTCACGCTGCTCCCGTAGTTCACGCTACTCCCGTAGTACATGCTGCCCCCGTAGCCCACCTTGGAGCTTACTCCGGACACGGTCATGAAGATTATTAT GCTCACCCCAAATACAAGTACTCTTACTCCGTTGAGGACCCCCACACCGGTGACCACAAGTCTCAACATGAGGTCCGCGATGGTGATGTCGTAAAAGGAGAATACTCGCTCCTCCAGCCCGATGGCTCCTTCCGTAAGGTCTCGTACTCTGCTGACGACCATAGCGG TTTTAACGCGGTCGTACATAACTCCGGTCCTAGCCACCACGTTTATTCATCCCAACACCATCATTACTAG
- the CPR83 gene encoding cuticular protein RR-2 motif 83 precursor (The RefSeq protein has 4 substitutions compared to this genomic sequence), translated as MFTKVFVLSAVLAAANAGLLPYHHAAAVSSQSIVRHDAPAHYASAHYAPAHYAAPIVHAAPLIHAAPVVHAAPIVHAASLGYAHGHDTYAHPKNDYAYSVADPHTGGHKSQHENRDGGAVHGSYSLVEPDGSVRKVDNTADDHHGFNAVVHKTPGHHPAPVVHAAPVVHAAPIVHAAPLAHVGYASLAHGHHGLHHY; from the exons ATGTTCACCAAA gTGTTCGTCCTTAGCGCCGTGTTGGCCGCCGCCAACGCTGGTCTTCTGCCATACCACCACGCTGCGGCAGTTTCGTCCCAGAGCATCGTCCGTCATGATGCCCCGGCACACTATGCCTCGGCTCATTACGCCCCTGCTCATTATGCCGCACCCATTGTCCATGCAGCTCCACTCATCCACGCCGCCCCTGTAGTCCACGCTGCCCCCATCGTCCACGCCGCTTCTCTTGGCTACGCTCATGGCCACGACACCTAT GCTCACCCCAAATACGACTATGCTTACTCCGTGGCTGACCCTCACACTGGTGACCACAAGAGCCAGCACGAGAGCCGCGATGGTGGTGCCGTACATGGTAGCTACTCCCTCGTTGAGCCTGATGGTTCCGTACGTAAAGTAGACTACACCGCTGATGACCATCATGG TTTCAACGCCGTTGTCCACAAGACCCCCGGACACCACCCCGCCCCCGTCGTACACGCTGCCCCCGTTGTACACGCCGCCCCCATTGTCCACGCGGCTCCCCTCGCTCACGTCGGCTATGCTTCCTTGGCCCATGGACACCATGGTCTCCATCATTACTAA
- the CPR82 gene encoding cuticular protein RR-2 motif 82 precursor, protein MYTTVTALFVLVSACQAIFPFHHHHPAISHQEIEKHVGPHHTVGIHHPVPIPIHHHVPLVHHIPHHHIPIHHDHYAFPEYKFAYSVHDHHTGDVKSQHELRHGDVVRGGYELVEPDGRFRKVEYKADDHTGYDFS, encoded by the exons ATGTACACGACA GTTACGGCACTCTTTGTATTGGTATCTGCATGCCAAGCAATTTTTCCGTTTCACCATCACCACCCAGCTATTTCTCATCAAGAAATCGAGAAACATGTCGGACCCCACCACACCGTGGGAATACACCACCCAGTACCGATACCCATTCATCACCATGTGCCTTTAGTTCATCACATCCCACACCATCATATTCCAATTCATCATGATCACTAC GCATTTCCGGAGTACAAATTCGCGTACTCCGTTCACGACCATCATACCGGAGATGTGAAATCTCAACATGAGCTCAGACATGGCGATGTTGTGAGGGGAGGATACGAGCTTGTTGAACCTGACGGTCGCTTCAGGAAAGTGGAGTACAAGGCCGATGACCACACTGGGTATGATTtcagttga
- the CPR84 gene encoding cuticular protein RR-2 motif 84 precursor (The RefSeq protein has 1 substitution compared to this genomic sequence) encodes MFAKILTLAAMVAGTQGGLLGHGLGHGDYSISSQHNLVHHDAHYAAAPLATLAHATPLAYDGHYDAGHLSHGATLAHAAPLIHAAPVVHATPVVHAAPVAHLGAYSGHGHEDYYAHPKYKYSYSVEDPHTGDHKSQHEVRDGDVVKGEYSLLQPDGSFRKVSYSADDHSGFNAVVHNSGPSHHVYSSQHHHY; translated from the exons ATGTTCGCTAAG ATTCTTACACTGGCTGCCATGGTGGCGGCCACCCAGGGCGGTCTCCTTGGCCACGGCCTCGGTCACGGAGATTACAGCATCTCATCTCAACACAATTTGGTGCACCATGACGCTCATTACGCCGCAGCTCCCCTAGCTACCCTTGCTCATGCCACCCCTCTGGCTTATGACGGACATTACGACGCTGGACACCTGTCTCATGGTGCTACCCTTGCACATGCCGCCCCCTTAATTCACGCTGCTCCCGTAGTTCACGCTACTCCCGTAGTACATGCTGCCCCCGTAGCCCACCTTGGAGCTTACTCCGGACACGGTCATGAAGATTATTAT GCTCACCCCAAATACAAGTACTCTTACTCCGTTGAGGACCCCCACACCGGTGACCACAAGTCTCAACATGAGGTCCGCGATGGTGATGTCGTAAAAGGAGAATACTCGCTCCTCCAGCCCGATGGCTCCTTCCGTAAGGTCTCGTACTCTGCTGACGACCATAGCGG TTTTAACGCGGTCGTACATAACTCCGGTCCTAGCCACCACGTTTATTCATCCCAACACCATCATTACTAG
- the CPR85 gene encoding cuticular protein RR-2 motif 85 precursor → MMYIVIIGVFMSAAKAGLYHGHGQAVSSQSIIRHDGGYAPSAHYAPDTYVVPLEQYATPLEYAGQYDGHDEYAHPKYDFAYSVADPHTGDHKSQHESRDGDSVHGYYSLVQPDGSVRKVEYTADDHNGYDLNKINKSI, encoded by the exons ATGATGTAC ATCGTAATAATCGGCGTCTTCATGAGCGCTGCTAAGGCCGGTCTTTACCATGGTCACGGTCAAGCCGTCTCCTCTCAGAGCATAATACGTCACGACGGAGGCTACGCTCCCTCAGCTCATTACGCTCCTGATACCTATGTTGTTCCTCTCGAACAATACGCCACCCCTCTGGAATACGCCGGCCAATATGACGGTCACGATGAATAT GCGCACCCCAAGTACGACTTCGCGTACTCAGTAGCTGACCCCCACACCGGCGACCACAAGTCCCAGCATGAGTCCCGCGACGGTGACTCCGTACATGGCTACTATTCTCTTGTCCAACCAGATGGCTCTGTCCGCAAAGTCGAGTACACTGCAGACGACCATAATGGGTACGAtctgaataaaataaacaaatcaatttaa
- the CPR85 gene encoding cuticular protein RR-2 motif 85 isoform X1, which produces MIAKIVIIGVFMSAAKAGLYHGHGQAVSSQSIIRHDGGYAPSAHYAPDTYVVPLEQYATPLEYAGQYDGHDEYAHPKYDFAYSVADPHTGDHKSQHESRDGDSVHGYYSLVQPDGSVRKVEYTADDHNGFNAVVHNSAPSIHPYYHNY; this is translated from the exons ATGATCGCAAAA ATCGTAATAATCGGCGTCTTCATGAGCGCTGCTAAGGCCGGTCTTTACCATGGTCACGGTCAAGCCGTCTCCTCTCAGAGCATAATACGTCACGACGGAGGCTACGCTCCCTCAGCTCATTACGCTCCTGATACCTATGTTGTTCCTCTCGAACAATACGCCACCCCTCTGGAATACGCCGGCCAATATGACGGTCACGATGAATAT GCGCACCCCAAGTACGACTTCGCGTACTCAGTAGCTGACCCCCACACCGGCGACCACAAGTCCCAGCATGAGTCCCGCGACGGTGACTCCGTACATGGCTACTATTCTCTTGTCCAACCAGATGGCTCTGTCCGCAAAGTCGAGTACACTGCAGACGACCATAATGG atttAACGCGGTAGTTCACAACTCAGCCCCGTCTATCCACCCCTACTATCACAATTATTAA